A region of Actinobacillus porcitonsillarum DNA encodes the following proteins:
- the rplY gene encoding 50S ribosomal protein L25: MSFKFEAEVRTAQGKGASRRLRHNGQVPAIIYGGSAEPVSIVLNHDNVNNAQVHDAFYNEVLTIVVAGKEEQVKVQAIQRHPTKPKLVHLDFKRV, encoded by the coding sequence ATGTCATTCAAATTCGAAGCTGAAGTTCGTACAGCGCAAGGTAAGGGTGCGAGCCGCCGCCTGCGTCACAATGGTCAAGTTCCTGCAATCATCTACGGTGGTTCTGCAGAGCCTGTATCAATCGTATTAAACCACGATAATGTAAACAACGCACAAGTTCACGATGCGTTCTATAACGAAGTGTTAACTATCGTTGTTGCAGGTAAAGAAGAGCAAGTTAAAGTACAAGCGATTCAACGCCACCCAACAAAACCAAAACTTGTTCACTTGGACTTCAAACGCGTGTAA